A window of the Cystobacter fuscus genome harbors these coding sequences:
- a CDS encoding helix-turn-helix domain-containing protein — translation MDKKLAKTIGEAARSARLRAQLTQADVAEMVDLVTEVYGRIERGGMVPSVPTLLRLCRALRISADELLGLSGPDGALKLSEPPNEQGEKPEVRAVLRVLRQLDSGQIKLLGRLAVALKKE, via the coding sequence ATGGATAAGAAATTGGCGAAGACGATTGGGGAGGCCGCGCGTTCGGCCCGTCTGCGTGCGCAACTCACCCAGGCGGATGTAGCGGAGATGGTGGACCTGGTGACGGAGGTGTACGGACGCATCGAGCGCGGCGGCATGGTGCCGAGCGTGCCGACCTTGTTGAGGCTGTGCCGGGCGCTGCGGATCTCCGCGGACGAGTTGCTGGGGCTATCGGGTCCCGACGGAGCGCTCAAGCTGAGCGAGCCGCCCAACGAGCAGGGCGAGAAGCCCGAGGTGCGGGCGGTGCTGAGGGTGTTGCGCCAGCTGGACTCCGGGCAGATCAAGCTGCTGGGACGGCTCGCGGTGGCACTCAAGAAGGAGTAG
- the traA gene encoding outer membrane exchange protein TraA, giving the protein MAALMVVLLVAVGVEAHAEQLPTVVIDPYPLAPPPSQPGTGLCTASRVSTNPAADFPTSNAGFNFGVNTFLDTPPDASNPNARVSSVLRTLFDLSNNNDTGLKLSYGDFENAAPGCRSGGCDFIANDTSTAFATRLRGYFHVTSDMVGLPVHFGFYADDAVAFTIYDKRSRAYPVINRPPVLGAATWRTTNSVTFLKEGLYAVEILYTEVTEHAALEMSVFVGTFSDFERKANEPPIVKLKDAGFALVSPVSLYQTETGRPSYPDLGYCQQCNRQFANTSGNNGCDPSYYCNGAALCAPCDSAFYCGPSCSPCGGNTPNCVNRNGTFTCVQCTEDSQCPGGRCDPITNQCGGCNTDAQCPGGQHCDTEQHECRECITDEHCGRGQSCTNNTCQSCSTNDSCAGTSCNCCPQGLQCASPSPGAPPSCVECTNDTQCSDGKRCDIANGRCVAQVAECNTSERCGSQCAKCPTDRPYCLDGQVCVTCRTDLECGDGKFCLSGECASCTTNNRCGSRCEACPAESPICLTDGTPTGSSCVGCTEDSHCGPGGTCDPVSRTCSTPTCSVTCAEGALCNGDSCVECFVDAHCPCGGTCDTATNQCTSSCKTSNDCLGVEYCSAVTLECERGRRKPGTETQGGAPCCGATGETPPSGLALLLLAAAFLLRRSRGVA; this is encoded by the coding sequence ATGGCCGCCCTGATGGTGGTGCTGCTGGTGGCGGTGGGCGTCGAGGCCCACGCCGAGCAGCTCCCCACGGTGGTCATCGACCCCTACCCTCTTGCCCCGCCACCGTCTCAGCCGGGAACGGGCTTGTGCACTGCGTCACGGGTGTCGACGAATCCGGCCGCGGACTTCCCCACGAGTAATGCCGGCTTCAACTTCGGGGTGAACACCTTCCTGGACACCCCGCCGGACGCATCCAATCCGAACGCGCGTGTCAGCTCGGTCCTGCGGACGTTGTTCGATCTGTCGAACAACAACGACACCGGGTTGAAGCTGAGCTACGGCGACTTCGAGAACGCCGCCCCCGGGTGCCGCAGCGGTGGCTGTGACTTCATCGCCAACGACACCTCCACCGCGTTCGCGACCCGGCTTCGCGGCTACTTCCACGTCACCTCGGACATGGTGGGCCTGCCGGTTCACTTCGGTTTCTACGCCGACGACGCGGTCGCCTTCACCATCTACGACAAGAGATCCCGCGCCTATCCGGTCATCAATCGGCCCCCTGTGCTCGGAGCAGCTACCTGGCGCACTACCAACAGCGTGACCTTCCTGAAGGAAGGCCTCTACGCCGTGGAGATCCTCTACACGGAGGTCACGGAACACGCCGCGTTGGAGATGTCGGTGTTCGTGGGAACCTTCTCCGACTTCGAGCGAAAGGCGAATGAACCCCCCATCGTCAAACTGAAGGACGCGGGCTTTGCCCTGGTCTCGCCCGTCTCGCTCTATCAGACGGAGACCGGACGCCCGTCGTATCCGGACCTGGGTTACTGCCAGCAGTGCAATCGCCAGTTCGCGAACACCTCGGGCAACAACGGCTGTGACCCCAGCTACTACTGCAACGGAGCGGCCCTCTGCGCCCCTTGTGACTCGGCCTTCTACTGTGGCCCGAGCTGCTCTCCGTGTGGCGGCAACACGCCCAATTGCGTCAATCGCAACGGGACCTTCACCTGCGTCCAGTGCACGGAGGACTCGCAGTGCCCCGGGGGCCGCTGTGACCCGATCACCAACCAGTGCGGTGGCTGCAACACCGACGCGCAGTGCCCCGGTGGCCAGCACTGTGACACCGAGCAGCACGAGTGCCGCGAGTGCATCACCGACGAGCACTGCGGCCGCGGCCAGTCCTGCACCAACAACACCTGCCAGTCCTGCTCCACCAACGACAGCTGCGCGGGCACCTCCTGCAACTGCTGCCCGCAGGGCCTCCAGTGCGCCTCTCCCTCCCCGGGTGCGCCCCCCTCCTGCGTCGAGTGCACCAACGACACCCAGTGCTCCGATGGCAAGCGCTGCGACATCGCCAATGGCCGCTGCGTCGCGCAGGTCGCCGAGTGCAACACCTCGGAGCGCTGCGGCTCCCAGTGCGCCAAGTGCCCCACGGATCGCCCCTACTGCCTGGACGGACAGGTCTGCGTCACCTGCCGCACCGACCTCGAGTGCGGTGACGGCAAGTTCTGCCTCAGCGGAGAGTGCGCTTCCTGCACCACCAACAACCGCTGTGGCTCGCGCTGCGAGGCCTGCCCCGCCGAAAGCCCCATCTGCCTCACCGACGGCACCCCCACCGGCAGCTCGTGCGTCGGCTGCACCGAGGACTCCCACTGCGGCCCCGGCGGCACCTGCGACCCCGTGTCGCGCACCTGCTCCACTCCCACGTGCTCGGTGACCTGCGCCGAGGGCGCCCTCTGCAACGGCGACTCCTGCGTCGAGTGCTTCGTCGACGCCCACTGCCCCTGCGGCGGCACCTGCGACACCGCCACCAACCAGTGCACCAGCTCCTGCAAGACCAGCAACGACTGCCTCGGGGTCGAGTACTGCTCGGCCGTCACCCTCGAGTGTGAGCGCGGCCGGCGCAAGCCTGGCACCGAGACCCAGGGCGGCGCTCCCTGCTGCGGCGCCACCGGTGAAACGCCTCCCAGTGGCCTCGCCCTGCTGCTCCTCGCGGCCGCCTTCCTCCTGCGGCGCTCCCGGGGAGTCGCATGA
- the traB gene encoding outer membrane exchange protein TraB, giving the protein MSRLAPLLLVLLLTRAASAQDVRFDVQAFRPSGAPQDLVGVGQSRPLSHLSVSGGAYLNFMLDPLVLVAAGTNARSVSLVGNRLQLDVMASVGLYNWVEVGVDMPLVLFQGSDNLEAIGTEGFIQSFTPADLRLTAKAAIPGLRRSAEGNGFGGALTLGMSLPTGLQDAFASDGSVTWSPGLVTDYRFESGVLLAFNAGFWLRPTRQFINTLWGNSLTFGLGAEVPILRANGITAMGMLTGSTPLEKLLNQPQALPTEFLVGLRWYTGLGLTFTVGGGGGCGCSPTSPTLRLFTSIIWVPAKTREWEAIQRFKEPPEPPLPPPPPVDPDGDSVIGEGDRCPNAPGPVENGGCPDTDRDGDSVVDRLDPCPVLAAGPRGRNGCPLARIEGNKIVILDQVHFATDQDVILPESFPILEEVAQELLAHEEIQRVLVEAHTDARANDAYNFDLSRRRSVSVQNFLLDSGIAVERLCSAGFGRSRPLTANDSEANMALNRRVEFTILPPAEGALPPCPPDPAAGWQVPPTKKGGKRSAPAGSR; this is encoded by the coding sequence ATGAGCCGTCTGGCGCCCCTCCTGCTCGTCCTCCTGCTCACCCGCGCCGCCTCGGCCCAGGACGTTCGCTTCGACGTCCAGGCCTTCCGCCCCTCGGGAGCACCCCAGGACCTGGTCGGCGTCGGCCAATCCCGGCCCCTGTCCCACCTCTCCGTCTCCGGCGGCGCCTACCTCAACTTCATGTTGGATCCGCTGGTGCTCGTCGCCGCGGGCACCAACGCCAGGTCCGTCAGCCTCGTGGGCAACCGCCTCCAACTGGATGTCATGGCCTCCGTGGGCCTGTACAACTGGGTCGAGGTCGGCGTGGACATGCCCCTCGTCCTCTTCCAGGGCTCGGACAACCTGGAGGCCATCGGCACCGAGGGCTTCATCCAGTCCTTCACCCCCGCGGACCTGCGCCTCACCGCCAAGGCCGCCATCCCCGGTCTGCGCCGCTCCGCCGAGGGCAACGGCTTCGGCGGCGCCCTCACCCTCGGGATGAGCCTGCCCACCGGCCTGCAGGACGCGTTCGCCAGTGATGGCTCCGTCACCTGGTCTCCCGGGCTGGTGACGGACTACCGCTTCGAGTCGGGCGTCCTCCTGGCCTTCAACGCCGGGTTCTGGCTACGGCCCACCCGCCAGTTCATCAACACCCTCTGGGGCAACTCCCTCACCTTCGGACTCGGCGCCGAGGTGCCCATCCTGCGCGCCAATGGCATCACCGCCATGGGCATGCTCACCGGCAGCACCCCCCTGGAGAAGCTGCTCAACCAGCCGCAGGCCCTGCCCACCGAGTTCCTCGTCGGCCTGCGCTGGTACACGGGCCTCGGCCTCACCTTCACCGTCGGCGGAGGCGGCGGCTGCGGCTGCTCGCCCACCTCCCCCACCCTGCGCCTCTTCACCTCCATCATCTGGGTGCCCGCGAAGACCCGGGAGTGGGAGGCCATCCAGCGCTTCAAGGAGCCCCCGGAGCCGCCCCTTCCTCCGCCTCCTCCCGTGGATCCCGACGGCGACTCCGTCATCGGCGAGGGCGATCGCTGCCCCAACGCCCCCGGCCCCGTGGAGAACGGCGGCTGCCCCGACACCGACCGCGATGGCGACAGCGTGGTGGACCGGCTCGACCCCTGCCCCGTGCTCGCCGCGGGCCCGCGGGGCCGCAACGGCTGCCCGCTCGCTCGCATCGAGGGCAACAAGATCGTCATCCTCGACCAGGTCCACTTCGCCACCGACCAGGACGTCATCCTCCCCGAGTCCTTCCCCATCCTCGAGGAGGTGGCCCAGGAGCTGCTCGCGCACGAGGAAATCCAGCGCGTGCTCGTCGAGGCCCACACCGACGCCCGCGCCAACGACGCCTACAACTTCGACCTGTCGCGCCGCCGCTCCGTGAGCGTGCAGAACTTCCTGCTCGACAGCGGCATCGCCGTGGAGCGGCTGTGCTCGGCGGGCTTCGGCCGCAGCCGCCCCCTCACCGCCAATGACTCCGAGGCCAACATGGCCCTCAACCGCCGGGTGGAATTCACCATCCTCCCACCCGCGGAGGGAGCCCTCCCGCCCTGTCCGCCGGATCCCGCCGCGGGCTGGCAGGTGCCCCCGACGAAGAAGGGCGGCAAGCGCTCCGCGCCCGCGGGCTCGCGTTGA
- a CDS encoding Ig-like domain-containing protein has protein sequence MSARSLLLLSSLVLGGCRSAPATLSLAMPESRPLHKQGESVVLEAIALDAAGNPVEDADLRWVSSAPDVASVVDGVVVARKSGRATIAAAAGKVRASVEVQVSIPSQLDIRVAGADFLTAGNSIAISAVVKNELGKPLVDVPPQWESSDETVARVENGRLIGVSPGQVTITVTVPPLSRRLPVQVVRSDFARMEVEPTHVIFAKPGQTQQLRARTFNNRSIALSDVPVTWYSSDWSVATVSPTGQVTAVGPGRTVVTATAGRRKAAAEVVFEVKTASR, from the coding sequence ATGTCCGCTCGCTCCCTGCTCTTGCTGTCTTCCCTCGTGTTGGGGGGCTGCCGCTCCGCTCCGGCGACCCTGTCCCTCGCCATGCCGGAGAGCCGCCCGCTCCACAAGCAGGGCGAGTCCGTCGTGCTCGAGGCCATCGCGCTCGATGCGGCGGGCAATCCGGTGGAGGACGCGGACCTGCGCTGGGTGAGCTCGGCGCCGGATGTGGCCTCGGTGGTGGATGGGGTGGTGGTGGCGCGCAAGTCCGGACGGGCGACCATCGCCGCGGCGGCCGGCAAGGTGCGCGCCTCGGTGGAGGTGCAGGTGTCCATTCCCAGCCAGCTCGACATCCGGGTGGCGGGGGCGGACTTCCTCACGGCGGGCAACTCCATCGCCATCTCCGCCGTGGTGAAGAACGAGCTGGGCAAGCCCCTGGTGGACGTGCCGCCCCAATGGGAGTCGAGTGACGAGACGGTGGCGCGGGTGGAGAACGGGCGGCTCATCGGCGTGTCCCCGGGCCAGGTCACCATCACCGTGACGGTGCCGCCGCTCAGCCGCCGCCTGCCGGTGCAGGTGGTGCGCTCGGACTTCGCGCGCATGGAGGTGGAGCCCACCCACGTCATCTTCGCCAAGCCCGGGCAGACGCAGCAGTTGCGCGCCCGGACGTTCAACAACCGGAGCATCGCCCTGAGCGACGTGCCCGTCACCTGGTACAGCTCGGACTGGTCGGTGGCGACGGTGTCCCCCACGGGGCAGGTGACGGCGGTGGGGCCCGGGCGCACGGTGGTGACGGCCACCGCCGGCCGGCGCAAGGCCGCGGCCGAGGTCGTCTTCGAGGTCAAGACGGCCAGCCGCTAG
- a CDS encoding lipase maturation factor family protein, whose protein sequence is MRAVSPRGAQVFFRMLGSLPFWEGPRPPRARGGGVLARWVERSVAPPQHRRVRQAFLVALGGIYFIAFTSLGRQVLGLHGSRGILPVKDLLGSPRLVALGRERYLKLPTVFWRDASDAALVRGIRAGQALSLAVMLGLAPQASLAGLWALYLSYVSVGREFLSFQWDALLLEMGLLAVLTAPAGWRPGAGLREPSALEVFAWRMLVFRLYLGSGLSKLQSGDRTWRELTACDVYYETAPLPTRAGWAAHQLPRRVQRYSTLSVLALETVFPFLVFAPRPLRLLAFWFLSGLQGVILVTGNYGFFNAQSLALGLWLLDDAALGRVLPVPPPARPRALWRTAVAALSVAPPLALGALELLGRFDRPRRVPDWLAWLEQRARPLRAVNGYGLFAVMTVRRPEISLEGSEDGRTWREYPFRYKVGSLDEAPRWVAPHQPRLDWQMWFAALGSPPAWLLALIVRLLEGSPEVEGLFAGNPFPGQRPRFIRAVLYDYRMTDRETRRRTGAWWTRERTGLYLPPVSLAPPGATYRLAWAAEA, encoded by the coding sequence ATGCGTGCTGTCAGTCCCCGAGGTGCCCAGGTGTTCTTCCGGATGCTCGGCTCCCTGCCCTTCTGGGAGGGGCCGCGGCCCCCGCGGGCACGTGGGGGAGGGGTGCTGGCGCGGTGGGTGGAGCGGTCCGTGGCGCCGCCCCAGCACCGGCGCGTGAGGCAGGCGTTCCTGGTGGCCCTGGGGGGCATCTACTTCATTGCCTTCACCTCCCTGGGCCGGCAGGTGTTGGGGCTGCATGGCTCGCGGGGCATCCTGCCCGTGAAGGATCTGCTCGGCTCGCCCCGGCTGGTCGCGTTGGGCCGCGAGCGCTACCTGAAGCTGCCCACGGTGTTCTGGCGGGATGCGTCCGACGCGGCCCTGGTGCGGGGCATTCGCGCCGGGCAGGCCCTGTCCCTGGCGGTGATGCTGGGCCTGGCGCCCCAGGCCTCGCTGGCGGGGCTGTGGGCGCTCTACCTGTCCTACGTGTCCGTGGGGCGGGAGTTCCTCTCCTTCCAGTGGGACGCGCTGCTCCTGGAGATGGGGCTGCTGGCGGTGCTGACCGCTCCGGCGGGGTGGCGGCCGGGGGCGGGACTCCGGGAGCCCTCCGCCCTGGAGGTGTTCGCGTGGCGGATGCTCGTCTTCCGCCTCTACCTGGGCTCGGGGCTGTCCAAGTTGCAGTCGGGCGACCGGACGTGGCGGGAGCTCACCGCGTGCGACGTCTATTACGAGACGGCTCCGCTGCCCACGCGGGCCGGGTGGGCCGCGCACCAGCTTCCCCGCCGGGTCCAGCGCTATTCCACCCTGTCCGTGCTGGCGCTGGAGACGGTGTTTCCCTTCCTCGTCTTCGCCCCGAGGCCGCTGCGGTTGCTGGCCTTCTGGTTCCTGTCGGGGTTGCAGGGCGTCATCCTGGTGACGGGCAACTACGGCTTCTTCAACGCGCAGTCGCTGGCCCTGGGCCTGTGGCTGCTGGACGACGCGGCCCTGGGGCGGGTGCTGCCCGTGCCCCCGCCCGCCCGGCCGCGGGCCCTCTGGCGGACGGCAGTGGCCGCGCTGTCCGTGGCGCCGCCGCTCGCCCTGGGCGCGCTGGAACTGCTGGGCCGCTTCGACCGCCCGCGCCGGGTGCCGGACTGGCTCGCGTGGCTGGAGCAGCGGGCGCGTCCCCTGCGCGCGGTGAATGGGTATGGGCTCTTCGCGGTGATGACGGTGCGGCGGCCGGAGATCTCCCTCGAGGGCTCCGAGGATGGGCGGACGTGGCGCGAGTACCCCTTCCGCTACAAGGTAGGCTCGCTGGACGAGGCGCCCCGGTGGGTGGCGCCGCATCAGCCCCGCCTGGATTGGCAGATGTGGTTCGCGGCGCTGGGTTCACCGCCTGCCTGGTTGCTCGCACTGATAGTGAGACTTCTGGAGGGTTCCCCCGAGGTGGAGGGGCTCTTCGCGGGCAATCCCTTCCCGGGACAGCGCCCGCGCTTCATTCGAGCGGTGCTCTACGATTACCGGATGACGGACCGGGAGACCCGGCGGCGCACGGGCGCGTGGTGGACGCGGGAGCGGACGGGGCTCTACCTGCCTCCGGTGAGCCTGGCTCCACCCGGGGCCACCTACCGCCTGGCGTGGGCCGCGGAGGCGTGA
- a CDS encoding MBL fold metallo-hydrolase, producing the protein MSQPKKRARRTEQVVPGIHRWSVEDDRIGGVHSEAYAVVSDDGAVTLIDPLPITSDALNALGRVEAIVLTAGNHQRAAWSLRKTFGAPVWAPLDAHGLEDSPDATYTNGDNLPGGLVAYHTPGPAEVMFTLWKERPRSVVFLSDLLTHDEQGTPRFVDSQYQDDPARTRASVRRILEHLPVEVVCFAHGRPILHDGAAALRQALSEDSEFPAPMGP; encoded by the coding sequence ATGAGCCAGCCCAAGAAACGAGCCAGACGGACCGAGCAGGTGGTTCCCGGAATCCACCGCTGGAGTGTCGAGGATGATCGGATCGGCGGCGTGCACAGCGAGGCCTACGCCGTGGTGTCCGACGACGGCGCCGTCACCCTCATCGATCCCCTCCCCATCACCTCGGACGCCCTGAACGCCCTGGGCCGGGTGGAAGCCATCGTGCTCACCGCGGGCAACCACCAGCGCGCGGCGTGGTCCCTGCGCAAGACGTTTGGCGCTCCCGTCTGGGCCCCGCTGGACGCCCATGGCCTGGAGGACTCGCCCGATGCCACCTACACCAACGGGGACAACCTTCCCGGGGGCCTCGTGGCCTACCACACGCCCGGCCCCGCCGAGGTCATGTTCACCCTCTGGAAGGAGCGGCCCCGGAGCGTCGTCTTCCTCTCCGACCTGCTCACCCATGACGAGCAGGGCACGCCCCGCTTCGTCGACAGCCAGTACCAGGACGACCCCGCCCGCACGCGCGCGAGCGTGCGGCGCATCCTCGAGCACCTGCCGGTGGAAGTCGTCTGCTTCGCCCACGGCCGCCCCATCCTCCACGACGGAGCGGCCGCGCTGCGCCAGGCCCTGAGCGAGGACTCCGAGTTCCCCGCCCCCATGGGGCCGTGA
- a CDS encoding TonB-dependent receptor, with the protein MNLHLESKQARVLVATLLLGACLWMPRAEAQQNTSVLTGTVVDASNKQPVADVVVTATSPSLQGEQTVVTDKTGLYLIPQLPPGVYTLRFDSEGFQPYSRTDITLRLNRTIRLNAELLPDTFSTTVEVSGTPPSVDVGSARTGVNVDSELINRLATVRPGSKGSASRSFESLAEFAPGSSTDSYGVSLNGTSSPENGFQVDGLSTNNPALGTLGSPLSVEFIQEVNVITGGFMPEFGRSTGGVMTAVTKSGSNEFHGSVFGNLTPGVFEGTPTRVAAEGSVITTTQRLWNLGDFGATLGGPIVKDKLWFFAGVAPSFTRRALNRNLNVFVLGEDGKPVKNAEGFSQTEPIPGTFQRYFADQRSVQYIGKLTWQVHPDHGLTLSVTGTPSGSGGNGRFGYNLDSGLVETETTSGNIINGSYDTLAHIYTQDTRDIALKLSSSFLDKRVLLDANVGWHHQRDTSLPVDGSGIGQTTGLSGIPQFDMRRTGTSAAPSYYSINDFETLPDPSVCDPAGTTNAVRCPVSRYFLGGPGFLLDRTVERYQANAVGTLLLTALGHHVIKAGADVEVMTNQDERAYSGGVLYNESTDGRSFSDFRSFGYLKGPDQPVVQASVPTFTRADALGLFLQDSWSILDRVTLNAGLRYDTQTIYGNGGNVAFALPNQVSPRVGLIYDFTRTGRSKLFATYARYYQNGVLAMINSQFSNVTRLTATRSRAATAAGGPGCDPLTQAAPYTECRDSRNLSTVSGAPSTAVTRYNGQTFAINSPVDPELRPQSSDEITLGGEYEVLPRATLGVSYVRRTMNDVIEDMSINEATNYFIGNPGRGIGAAFPKAIRDYDAVSVYLTKAFADLWLAQASYTWSSLRGNYPGLYRPDNGQLAPNVTSEFDLVSMTQNKVGPLASDRTHNLKLFGSREFLLSSVTSLDVGLSYRAQSGTPLNVTGSQYIYGAGFTYILPRGSGGRLPWVHNVDAHVGFNYKLGRGLTGTITLDAFNLFNFQAVTGRDQNYTFDNVEAITDGTPLAELKNRAGQPATLNPNYGKPISYQAPRSVRIGARVAF; encoded by the coding sequence AGCCTCCAGGGAGAGCAGACCGTCGTCACCGACAAGACGGGGCTCTACCTCATTCCGCAACTGCCTCCGGGTGTCTACACCCTGCGCTTCGACAGCGAGGGCTTCCAGCCCTACTCGCGCACGGACATCACCCTGCGCCTCAACCGCACCATCCGCCTCAACGCGGAGCTGCTGCCGGATACCTTCTCCACGACGGTGGAGGTGTCGGGCACGCCGCCCTCGGTGGACGTGGGCTCGGCGCGCACGGGCGTGAACGTGGACTCGGAGCTCATCAACCGGCTGGCCACGGTGCGCCCCGGGAGCAAGGGCTCCGCGTCGCGCTCCTTCGAGAGCCTCGCCGAGTTCGCCCCCGGCTCCAGCACGGACTCCTATGGCGTGTCGCTCAATGGCACCAGCTCGCCGGAGAACGGCTTCCAGGTGGATGGCCTGTCCACGAACAACCCCGCGCTCGGCACGCTGGGCTCGCCCCTGTCGGTCGAGTTCATCCAGGAGGTGAACGTCATCACCGGTGGCTTCATGCCGGAGTTCGGCCGCTCCACGGGTGGCGTGATGACGGCCGTCACCAAGTCCGGCTCCAATGAGTTCCATGGCTCGGTGTTCGGCAACCTCACCCCGGGGGTTTTCGAGGGCACGCCCACGCGCGTGGCGGCCGAGGGCAGCGTCATCACCACGACGCAGCGGCTGTGGAACCTGGGAGACTTTGGCGCCACCCTGGGTGGCCCCATCGTCAAGGACAAGTTGTGGTTCTTCGCGGGCGTGGCGCCTTCCTTCACCCGCCGCGCGCTCAATCGCAACCTCAACGTCTTCGTGCTCGGCGAGGATGGCAAGCCGGTGAAGAACGCCGAGGGCTTCTCCCAGACGGAGCCCATTCCCGGCACCTTCCAGCGCTACTTCGCCGACCAGCGCTCGGTGCAGTACATCGGCAAGCTCACCTGGCAGGTGCATCCCGACCACGGCCTCACCCTGTCGGTGACGGGAACGCCGAGCGGCTCGGGAGGCAACGGCCGCTTCGGCTACAACCTCGACAGCGGGCTCGTGGAGACGGAGACCACCTCCGGCAACATCATCAACGGCAGCTACGACACGCTCGCGCACATCTACACGCAGGACACGCGCGACATCGCGCTCAAGCTGTCCTCGTCCTTCCTGGACAAGCGCGTGCTCCTGGATGCCAACGTGGGCTGGCACCATCAGCGCGACACCTCGCTGCCGGTGGATGGCAGTGGCATTGGGCAGACCACGGGCCTGTCGGGCATCCCCCAGTTCGACATGCGCCGCACCGGCACGAGTGCCGCGCCGAGCTACTACTCCATCAACGACTTCGAGACGCTGCCGGACCCCTCCGTGTGTGATCCCGCGGGCACGACCAACGCCGTGCGCTGCCCCGTGTCGCGCTACTTCCTGGGCGGCCCCGGCTTCCTGCTGGACCGCACGGTGGAGCGCTATCAGGCCAACGCCGTGGGCACCCTGCTGCTCACCGCGCTCGGCCACCACGTCATCAAGGCGGGCGCCGACGTCGAGGTGATGACGAACCAGGACGAGCGCGCCTATTCGGGCGGCGTGCTCTACAACGAGTCGACCGACGGCAGGAGCTTCTCGGACTTCCGCTCCTTCGGCTACCTCAAGGGACCGGATCAGCCGGTCGTCCAGGCGAGCGTGCCCACCTTCACGCGCGCCGATGCCCTGGGCCTCTTCCTGCAGGACAGCTGGAGCATCCTGGACCGGGTCACCCTCAACGCGGGCCTGCGCTACGACACCCAGACCATCTATGGCAACGGGGGCAACGTGGCCTTCGCGCTGCCCAACCAGGTTTCCCCGCGCGTGGGTCTCATCTATGACTTCACCCGCACGGGCCGCTCCAAGCTGTTCGCCACCTACGCGCGCTACTACCAGAACGGCGTGCTGGCGATGATCAACTCCCAGTTCTCCAACGTCACCCGCCTGACCGCCACGCGCAGCCGTGCCGCCACGGCGGCGGGAGGCCCCGGGTGCGATCCGCTCACCCAGGCCGCGCCGTACACGGAGTGCCGTGACTCGCGCAACCTGTCGACGGTGTCGGGTGCTCCGTCCACCGCGGTGACGCGCTACAACGGGCAGACCTTCGCCATCAACAGCCCGGTGGACCCCGAGCTGCGGCCCCAGTCCTCGGACGAAATCACCCTGGGCGGTGAGTACGAGGTGCTCCCGCGCGCCACGCTGGGAGTCAGCTACGTGCGGCGCACGATGAACGACGTCATCGAGGACATGTCCATCAACGAGGCGACCAACTACTTCATCGGCAACCCGGGCCGGGGCATCGGCGCCGCGTTCCCCAAGGCCATTCGCGACTACGACGCGGTGTCCGTCTACCTCACCAAGGCGTTCGCGGACCTGTGGCTCGCGCAGGCCAGCTACACCTGGTCCTCTCTGCGTGGCAACTACCCGGGCCTCTACCGCCCGGACAACGGCCAGCTCGCGCCCAACGTCACCTCGGAGTTCGACCTGGTCTCCATGACGCAGAACAAGGTGGGCCCGCTCGCGTCGGACCGCACCCACAACCTCAAGCTGTTCGGCTCGCGCGAGTTCCTCCTGTCGAGCGTGACGAGCCTGGACGTGGGCCTGTCGTACCGCGCCCAGTCGGGCACGCCGCTCAACGTGACGGGCTCGCAGTACATCTACGGCGCGGGCTTCACGTACATCCTGCCGCGCGGCAGTGGTGGCCGGCTGCCCTGGGTGCACAACGTGGATGCGCACGTGGGCTTCAACTACAAGCTCGGCCGGGGTCTCACCGGCACCATCACCCTGGACGCCTTCAACCTGTTCAACTTCCAGGCCGTCACCGGCCGGGATCAGAACTACACCTTCGACAACGTCGAGGCGATCACGGATGGCACGCCCCTGGCGGAGCTGAAGAACCGCGCGGGCCAGCCGGCGACCCTCAATCCCAACTACGGCAAGCCCATTTCCTACCAGGCACCGCGCAGCGTCCGCATCGGCGCGCGCGTGGCGTTCTGA